A window of the Actinobacillus genomosp. 1 genome harbors these coding sequences:
- the pflA gene encoding pyruvate formate lyase 1-activating protein — protein MTFARYHSYESCGTVDGPGIRFILFLQGCLMRCKYCHNRDTWDLDGGKEISVEDLMKEVVTYKHFMKATGGGVTASGGEAVLQMEFVRDWFRACKAEGIDTCLDTNGFVRHYSPVVDEMLEVTDLVMLDLKQLNDEIHQDLIGVSNKRTLDFARYLQKLNKRTWIRYVVVPGYTDDDDSAHRLGQFIQGMQNIEKVELLPYHRLGAHKWETLGYKYELEGVLPPPKETMDRLKAIIESYGHIVKY, from the coding sequence ATGACTTTTGCTCGCTACCACTCATACGAATCTTGCGGCACGGTTGATGGTCCGGGAATCCGCTTTATTCTGTTTTTACAAGGCTGTTTGATGCGTTGCAAATACTGCCATAACCGTGATACGTGGGATCTTGACGGCGGTAAAGAAATCAGTGTCGAAGATCTGATGAAAGAAGTGGTAACCTACAAGCACTTTATGAAAGCAACCGGTGGCGGTGTGACCGCATCTGGTGGTGAAGCCGTATTGCAGATGGAATTTGTAAGAGATTGGTTTAGAGCCTGTAAAGCGGAAGGCATTGATACTTGTTTAGATACCAACGGATTCGTACGCCATTATAGCCCGGTCGTTGATGAAATGCTTGAAGTGACCGATTTAGTAATGCTTGACTTAAAGCAGCTAAATGATGAAATTCACCAAGATTTAATCGGTGTATCGAATAAACGTACGCTTGATTTTGCTCGTTATTTGCAAAAATTAAATAAACGCACTTGGATTCGTTATGTTGTCGTACCGGGTTATACCGATGATGACGATTCCGCACACCGCTTAGGACAATTTATCCAGGGTATGCAAAATATTGAGAAAGTCGAGTTATTGCCATATCACCGCTTGGGCGCACATAAATGGGAAACACTCGGTTATAAATATGAATTGGAAGGCGTATTACCGCCTCCAAAAGAAACAATGGATCGTTTAAAAGCGATTATTGAAAGCTATGGACATATCGTCAAATACTAA